Genomic segment of Phycisphaerae bacterium:
GGAGAAAACGCATATGGGACTTGCTCTGCTTTTGCCATTGACGGCCCCGGCCATACTGGCTATACTGGCATATGTGCAGTTTGGCGAACCCCGGCGGCGTGTAATCCCGCCGCCCGAACAAGATCCTATTGAAGCCTGGAGGCGACCATGTCGTTTCGGATCGGTCTGGTTGGTCTGTGCACCTCTCACCCGCAGAGCTGGGTTCCGGTCATCCGGGACCTGACCGCCAGAAAGCTGGTGGACACTGAGGTCGTCGCCGCCTGGGACAGCGGCGAGACCCGCGAGGCCGGTTTCGCCAAGACCTTCTGCAAGGAACACCAGATCGCCCAGCCGGTCGATCGTATCGAGGACATGCTCGAACTGGTCGACGGCGTGATCGTCCACACCGCCAACTGGGATCGCCACCTCGAACAGGCTGCGCCCTTCGTGAACGCGGGCAAATCAGTCCTGATCGATAAGCCCATGGTTGGCAACCTCCGCGACGCCAACCAGCTTCGTGACTGGGCCAAACAGGGCGCGCGGATCACCGGCGGATCGAGCCTGCGATTCAATTACGAGGTCGGCCAGTATCTCGCCAAGCCGGTTTCGGAGCGCGGGACCGTCCATACCGCGTTTGCCGGCTGCGGGACCGACGAATTCAACTACGGCATTCACGCCTACGCCCTGCTCGCGTGCCTGATGGGGCCCGGTGTCCGATCGGTTCGCTATCTTGGCGCCAGCGGCCAGAAGCACGTGCAGGTCACCTGGTCCGACGGGCGTGTCGGTCTGCTGTCAGTCGGGCAGCAGGCGTGGATTCCCTTCTACATCACCGCTGTAACGGACAAAGGCGTCAGCCAGATCACGACCGACAACACCATCCTTTACCGCTCGCTTCTGGAGGCCACGCTGCCCTACCTGACCGGCAAGGAAAAGAACCCGCCTCTGCCGATGGATCAGCTTCTGGAGCCGGAACTGACCGCCATGGCGGCTCGCATGTCGTGGCTCTCCGGCGGCGGCGAGGTCTTCCTGACCGATCTGCGGCAAGACGATCCGGGCTACGACGGCGCGCAGTTCGCCATCGAGTATCGGCGGGCGAGGATGGGCGGATAGCAGCCGCCGACGCTCTTAGTCCAGGCGGATGCCCTGCTGCTCGAGCCACTGCTTCAGGTCGCCCATCTGGGTGTCGAAGACCTGGTTGTCGTAGTCTTCCTCGAGCTTCTTGATGTACGTCGCCAGTTCTTCTCGGCCTTCGACGATGTCGTTGAGCTTCTTTTCCAGTTCGTCGGCGGCCTGGCGCAGATCATCGAACTCCACCGACAGGTCGAGCAGTCCGGCGACCTTACGCACCGCCGATTCGATGCACCGGGCGTTCCGCCCCTGGACGTAGGCGGGAATCTCAGCCACCAGGCTCATCATCCGGATATCCCGCTGCGGCGCAGCCAAGATCATCTGGGTGATGATGCTGGCCGGGCCCTCGTAGTTGGAGAGCTTGATCCCGCAGCGATCCAGCATCGGCCGCAGCGTCGGATCGGAGATCGAAGCGAAGTAACGGGGTTCCCGCGTGTGCGGCACCATGCCCGCCACGCTGCCGACGAAGCAGATCAACGTCACCCCCAGCCCCACCGCCAGGTCCAAGACCTCGTCGAGGTACCGCGACCACCTGAGATTCGGCTCTCGGCCTTTGAGAAAGACCAGGTTGTGGGCCTGGCTGCAGTAGATGACGTTCTGCGGCGAGCTCAGCGAGACCACGCTGCCGTCGCGAATCCGCGTGTGCGGGCGAAACAGGGCTGAGACCTCCATCGGTCCGGGAAAGCTGAGGATGTAGAAGTCTTCCGAATCGATTTCGCCGATCCTGGCCGCGTCGAGCTTTCGGAGCAGGTACTCAGCCGTGCCCGTCGAAATCTCGCCCCCGTCCATCCAGCCGTCCAGCGCCATAACCATTCGGCCGTCGGTCAGCCTCGGCCGATCGTGAAGCCTCAACAACTCGCCCACGACAACCCCCTTTCCGCGGACCTCCTACACTCACTCTCACCAAGAAAGTGTATGCAGAAAGGGAGCAAACCGCAATGCTTCCCGCGTTCGTCCTACGCGCCCACCGCTTCCAGCACCGGCTCTTCGACCCGAAGCGCCATGAGCCGCAGGCTTTTCGCCGCCAGCATCAGGTCGTCCAGCGACGACTTGAGATGGCCCTTGAGCGTGTGCGAGTAGAGCCGCGTCTGGTTGGCCAGGTGGAACTCGACCATCGCCAGGCTTCGTCCGACCAGGTCCTCATCGAGCACCGACCGGCCCTCGTCCAGGGCCAGCGCGCGGCTCAGGAAAATGACCGCGTTCAGGTCGTGGATGTGCTGATGAATGCCCGCCACCACGGTCAGGCACGTCCCGGCGGGGAAACGCTGCCACAGCCGCGAGCGATAATAGCGCAGCAGAAGATCGCAAGCCCCGTCCGTCATCTCCGGCTCGACCGGGTGCGAAAGCGTCTGATCGATCGAGACCTCGCAACCCAGCATCCGCGACGAATACCGGCCGGACAGCTTGGCCAGCGCCAGAAGCTTCGGCACCAGTTTCAGCCGCCGCAGGAAACCCAGCGAACCGGTCGCCCCGATCGGCAGGACGTCGGGAAACAGCGTGGCGGCGAAGAGGAAACGCACGGACATCGGGGCCAGTTTCGCCTCCGGCCAGGCCAGGATTTCGCCGACCTCCGGCGTCTCGGGAAGCGGCTGATCCGAACGCAGCGATTCGAGCAGGTTCACACCGGACGCCTGGCCCTGGGCCTTGAGCACCCGCACCGCCGCGAGCAGAGCCAGCAACTGCCCAAACCGCTGCCATATATCACCGTCCCGGCTGGAGTCGAAGATGCGGACCGCCCTTTCGCAGAGGGCGTCGCCTTCGGCTGGGTCGAGGCGGCAGACCGTATCGAGCACCAGCGGAGCATCGGGCTTGTAGGCGATCTGGCCCAACGGGATCAGTTCTTCGATCTCGACCCGCTGTTCGGTCAGCGGCTGGCCCTGGCAATTCCGCACGGCGGGACACCCGAAGCTCGTGGAGACCCGGTCCTCGGTCCAGGTCCGAGAAACCATCAGCGGGAATTGCCGGCACATGGTCGGCTTGGCGGCTGGGCCCATCTCCTTGTGGATGATGCACAGACCGTCGGTGTCCAGGAAGAGGCACTTGTTGCCTTCGCCCTTGGCCAGATCGTAATACCCGGGGCGTCCGTCGGCCGGCGGATTGTAGAACGCCCTGCCGGCAAGCTGCGGGTATTTGCCCCAGTCGTGGGCGTCGAGGGCATGGGCCTTGTCGGTTTCGATGGAGGTGCGCCACGGCTGATTGCAGCACGCGGTGCAGCTTTGACAGGAAAACCGGATCGATTCGTCGATCTGTTGGGTTCGCTTATCGGTCATGATCTGGACCTCCGGAAAGCCTCACCTGCATATGGCGTTATCGGAAGTCCAGGGCCATGACTTAAGCTGCGCCCGGTGCGGCGGCTACGCCATGTAGCCCTTCTGCGGCAGCAGGTTTTCGTCCTTGAGCACCACCTCGATCTGCTCCATGACCTGCCGGTCGATCGCCTGGCCGGTGAACGCGTACGGGCCCGGCACGTCTCGCCACTTCTCGCCGTGGGCGAGCATGTGATCGACGGCGCGGTTGCCGTTGGCGAACATGTTGCCGAACGGGAGCCCGTCAGCGGCGCTGAGCATTCGCGTCATGACTCCGGTGAGGCGCTTGGAGTGCGACAGGGCCTCTTCGCGCCGGCCCTGCTCGACCGCGGTAAGGATCTGACTCAGGATCGGCGTAAAGGTGTTGCCGGAGCTGAGCAGCAGGCCGTCATAGGCCCCGCCCATTGGCTTGAGGTGCGAGGCGTAGTCGCTCTCGGCGCCGCGCACGAGGAATACGCCGCCGTAGTCGAGGCCCGCGGTCGCCACCGCGTCGGCCCCGCTGGTATCCTTGAGCATCACCAGGTGCGGATAGCGGGCGGCCAGCCGCTGCAGGAGTTCCGGCGCCACGTGGTTCCTGGTGATCTGCGGCAGTTCGTACAGCGAGATCGGGGCCTTCAGCGTATCGAGCACCCTATGATAATGGGCCTCAATGGCATCGAGGCTGTGGTGCTCGCCGATGGGCGGACAGGCGGTGAACATGGCCTCGGCCTCGCCGACGACCGACCGGGCGATGCGGGCTTTTTCGAGCACGATTTCGGTCGTGGCGCCGAGGATGCCGTAGAGCTTGGGAATTCGCCGCGGCACGATGGTCTCGTCCGCCGTCAGTTCCACCAGCCGGCGAAACTGGTCGTTGCTCATGTCCCAGCCGTCGCCGGTCGAGCCAGCCACCAGCAGGCCGCCCACGTAGGGCGCGATCGTCCGCAGGTGCGCGGTCAGGTGCTCGGCGTCGATCTCCAACCGGCCGTTTACCTGCCGATACGGCGTCAGCAGGGCGCACCACAGCCGCGCCGGCGGATTGCCCAGCCGCTCCCGGATCAACGCCAACCGTCGCTGCGAAACCGCCTGATCGCTCATGGCATTCCTTTCGTTTGATCGCCAGTACCGGAATCCAAGACGCCATTCTAACAGCCCCCGCGTGACGGGCAACCGCAAATCCTTCGGCCGTGCCTTGCCGGGCCTTTCCGGCTCCGCTATAATCCGGCCAACATCGCGTCCAGCAAGGGGTTTTGCATGAAGACGTCACAGGCTTTCCGTCAGGAGATCATCGAGCTTCGGGTTCCGCCGGACCGGCTGGCCTTCTGGTGGCTCGGTCAGCAGAGCTGGATCATCAAGACGGCCAACCACATCCTCGGGCTCGACCTGTACCTCAAGGAGGATCCTCGCCGCATCGTGCCGCCGCTGCCGAAGCCGGAGGATTGCGATTTCTTCGGCTCCATCTTCGCCACGCACGATCATACGGACCATTTTGATCAGTCCTCGCTTGCCCGTATCGCCCCGCTTAACGAGCGAACGCGGTTCTTTATCCCCAAGCATCTCCGCGAGAAGGCGAGCGACCTTGGCATCGACGCGGCGAGGCTGGTGCTGATGGACGGCGAGAACGCCTTTGAGGACGGGACGCTCCACGTTTGCTCGATTCCCTCAGCCCATGAAAGGCTGGAGTACGACGCTGAGACAGGGTTTCAGTACATCGGCTATGTCATCATGGTCGATGGGTTTACCGTCTATCACGCGGGCGACACGTGCTACTACGACGGCCTGCTGGGGCGGCTGAAGGAGTGTTCGCTCGATCTGATGTTCGTGCCGATCAACGGGCGGGAC
This window contains:
- a CDS encoding YkgJ family cysteine cluster protein, which codes for MTDKRTQQIDESIRFSCQSCTACCNQPWRTSIETDKAHALDAHDWGKYPQLAGRAFYNPPADGRPGYYDLAKGEGNKCLFLDTDGLCIIHKEMGPAAKPTMCRQFPLMVSRTWTEDRVSTSFGCPAVRNCQGQPLTEQRVEIEELIPLGQIAYKPDAPLVLDTVCRLDPAEGDALCERAVRIFDSSRDGDIWQRFGQLLALLAAVRVLKAQGQASGVNLLESLRSDQPLPETPEVGEILAWPEAKLAPMSVRFLFAATLFPDVLPIGATGSLGFLRRLKLVPKLLALAKLSGRYSSRMLGCEVSIDQTLSHPVEPEMTDGACDLLLRYYRSRLWQRFPAGTCLTVVAGIHQHIHDLNAVIFLSRALALDEGRSVLDEDLVGRSLAMVEFHLANQTRLYSHTLKGHLKSSLDDLMLAAKSLRLMALRVEEPVLEAVGA
- a CDS encoding MBL fold metallo-hydrolase, whose product is MKTSQAFRQEIIELRVPPDRLAFWWLGQQSWIIKTANHILGLDLYLKEDPRRIVPPLPKPEDCDFFGSIFATHDHTDHFDQSSLARIAPLNERTRFFIPKHLREKASDLGIDAARLVLMDGENAFEDGTLHVCSIPSAHERLEYDAETGFQYIGYVIMVDGFTVYHAGDTCYYDGLLGRLKECSLDLMFVPINGRDGVRYRRNTIGNLTYQEAADLVGMAEPKLGCPAHYGMFAYNTEDPRLFADYLSAKYPGQKYWIGKPFEAVWISR
- a CDS encoding Gfo/Idh/MocA family oxidoreductase, which encodes MSFRIGLVGLCTSHPQSWVPVIRDLTARKLVDTEVVAAWDSGETREAGFAKTFCKEHQIAQPVDRIEDMLELVDGVIVHTANWDRHLEQAAPFVNAGKSVLIDKPMVGNLRDANQLRDWAKQGARITGGSSLRFNYEVGQYLAKPVSERGTVHTAFAGCGTDEFNYGIHAYALLACLMGPGVRSVRYLGASGQKHVQVTWSDGRVGLLSVGQQAWIPFYITAVTDKGVSQITTDNTILYRSLLEATLPYLTGKEKNPPLPMDQLLEPELTAMAARMSWLSGGGEVFLTDLRQDDPGYDGAQFAIEYRRARMGG
- a CDS encoding dihydrodipicolinate synthase family protein; protein product: MSDQAVSQRRLALIRERLGNPPARLWCALLTPYRQVNGRLEIDAEHLTAHLRTIAPYVGGLLVAGSTGDGWDMSNDQFRRLVELTADETIVPRRIPKLYGILGATTEIVLEKARIARSVVGEAEAMFTACPPIGEHHSLDAIEAHYHRVLDTLKAPISLYELPQITRNHVAPELLQRLAARYPHLVMLKDTSGADAVATAGLDYGGVFLVRGAESDYASHLKPMGGAYDGLLLSSGNTFTPILSQILTAVEQGRREEALSHSKRLTGVMTRMLSAADGLPFGNMFANGNRAVDHMLAHGEKWRDVPGPYAFTGQAIDRQVMEQIEVVLKDENLLPQKGYMA
- a CDS encoding PAC2 family protein, which encodes MGELLRLHDRPRLTDGRMVMALDGWMDGGEISTGTAEYLLRKLDAARIGEIDSEDFYILSFPGPMEVSALFRPHTRIRDGSVVSLSSPQNVIYCSQAHNLVFLKGREPNLRWSRYLDEVLDLAVGLGVTLICFVGSVAGMVPHTREPRYFASISDPTLRPMLDRCGIKLSNYEGPASIITQMILAAPQRDIRMMSLVAEIPAYVQGRNARCIESAVRKVAGLLDLSVEFDDLRQAADELEKKLNDIVEGREELATYIKKLEEDYDNQVFDTQMGDLKQWLEQQGIRLD